Proteins encoded together in one Labeo rohita strain BAU-BD-2019 chromosome 21, IGBB_LRoh.1.0, whole genome shotgun sequence window:
- the rpl35 gene encoding 60S ribosomal protein L35, with protein MAKIKARDLRGKKKEELLKQLDDLKVELSQLRVAKVTGGAASKLSKIRVVRKSIARVLTVINQTQKENLRKFYKGKKYKPLDLRPKKTRAIRRQLTKHEQNLMTKKMQRKSRLYSIRKFAVKA; from the exons GCAAAGATCAAGGCCAGAGACCTGCGTGGAAAGAAAAAGGAGGAGCTGCTGAAACAGCTGGATGATCTTAAAGTGGAACTTTCCCAGCTCCGCGTTGCCAAGGTTACCGGTGGAGCTGCATCCAAACTCTCCAAGAT CCGCGTTGTCCGCAAGTCCATCGCCAGAGTCCTCACAGTCATCAACCAGACACAGAAGGAGAATCTGAGGAAGTTTTACAAG GGTAAGAAGTACAAGCCTTTGGACCTGAGGCCCAAGAAGACGCGCGCCATCCGTCGTCAGCTGACAAAACACGAGCAGAACCTGATGACCAAGAAGATGCAGAGGAAGTCCCGCCTCTACTCCATCCGCAAATTCGCCGTCAAGGCTTAA
- the wdr38 gene encoding WD repeat-containing protein 38 isoform X2: MWRHSSENVGVSNIRYFSRHKGEILLTCCDDGRLYLWNANSAKHLATVRGHSGPVKSCVFSSDGELFASASHDRTVRIWSRSSTECTHILTGHSGSVETVSFSPDGQWLVSGGWDNRALIWRVQSGEMLEDLRGHTAAVQSSAFSSDSQFVATGSWDRTVRVWKLHGEKEVVTLQGHLGNVACVCFSVSGMLASGSWDGTVRVWLPTRHACLFVLGGCERVWVRSLAFSKDGLVLASTAEGDMVRIWDVTTGVCLKRLQGHKDSAYGCVFTPEGKLLTSGSEQLDVQEDEENNTEERSERWGSLHTGLDSKDDSLQRV, encoded by the exons ATGTGGCGCCATTCCTCAGAAAACGTAGGCGTGTCCAACATTAGGTATTTTTCCAGACACAAAGGAGAG ATTCTGCTCACGTGTTGTGATGACGGAAGACTGTACCTGTGGAACGCAAACAGTGCAAAACACCTGGCCACAGTTAGAGGACACTCAG GTCCagtgaaatcatgtgttttctCCTCGGATGGTGAGCTGTTTGCGAGTGCATCTCACGACCGTACCGTCAGAATCTGGAGCCGCTCCAGCACTGAATGCACACACATACTGACAG GTCACAGTGGGAGCGTGGAGACGGTGAGCTTCAGTCCGGACGGTCAGTGGCTGGTTTCGGGTGGATGGGACAACAGGGCGCTGATCTGGAGAGTTCAG AGCGGTGAGATGCTGGAGGATCTGCGGGGTCACACTGCAGCTGTCCAGAGCAGCGCCTTCTCATCAGACTCACAGTTTGTG GCCACGGGCTCCTGGGATCGGACCGTGAGAGTCTGGAAACTTCATGGGGAAAAAGAGGTTGTGACCTTACAAGGGCACCTGGGAAATGTGGCCTGTGTCTGTTTCTCTGTTAGTGGGATGCTG GCCTCAGGATCATGGGACGGCACAGTGCGTGTTTGGTTGCCGACGCGTCACGCGTGTCTGTTTGTGTTGGGAGGTTGTGAGCGAGTTTGGGTCAGGAGTCTGGCTTTCTCCAAAGACGGACTGGTTTTAGCATCCACAGCTGAAGGCGACATG GTGAGGATATGGGATGTGACCACTGGAGTCTGTTTGAAGAGGCTGCAG GGTCATAAGGACTCGGCATACGGTTGTGTGTTCACTCCTGAAGGGAAGCTTCTCACCAGTGGTTCTGAGCAGCTGGATGTACAAGAGGATGAAGAAAACAACACAGAGGAAAGAAGTGAGAGATGGGGGAGTTTACACACAGGACTGGACAGTAAAGATGACAGCTTACAGCGGGTGTGA
- the wdr38 gene encoding WD repeat-containing protein 38 isoform X1: MWRHSSENVGVSNIRYFSRHKGEVNCCAFSPDCQILLTCCDDGRLYLWNANSAKHLATVRGHSGPVKSCVFSSDGELFASASHDRTVRIWSRSSTECTHILTGHSGSVETVSFSPDGQWLVSGGWDNRALIWRVQSGEMLEDLRGHTAAVQSSAFSSDSQFVATGSWDRTVRVWKLHGEKEVVTLQGHLGNVACVCFSVSGMLASGSWDGTVRVWLPTRHACLFVLGGCERVWVRSLAFSKDGLVLASTAEGDMVRIWDVTTGVCLKRLQGHKDSAYGCVFTPEGKLLTSGSEQLDVQEDEENNTEERSERWGSLHTGLDSKDDSLQRV; encoded by the exons ATGTGGCGCCATTCCTCAGAAAACGTAGGCGTGTCCAACATTAGGTATTTTTCCAGACACAAAGGAGAG GTAAACTGCTGCGCTTTTTCACCTGACTGTCAGATTCTGCTCACGTGTTGTGATGACGGAAGACTGTACCTGTGGAACGCAAACAGTGCAAAACACCTGGCCACAGTTAGAGGACACTCAG GTCCagtgaaatcatgtgttttctCCTCGGATGGTGAGCTGTTTGCGAGTGCATCTCACGACCGTACCGTCAGAATCTGGAGCCGCTCCAGCACTGAATGCACACACATACTGACAG GTCACAGTGGGAGCGTGGAGACGGTGAGCTTCAGTCCGGACGGTCAGTGGCTGGTTTCGGGTGGATGGGACAACAGGGCGCTGATCTGGAGAGTTCAG AGCGGTGAGATGCTGGAGGATCTGCGGGGTCACACTGCAGCTGTCCAGAGCAGCGCCTTCTCATCAGACTCACAGTTTGTG GCCACGGGCTCCTGGGATCGGACCGTGAGAGTCTGGAAACTTCATGGGGAAAAAGAGGTTGTGACCTTACAAGGGCACCTGGGAAATGTGGCCTGTGTCTGTTTCTCTGTTAGTGGGATGCTG GCCTCAGGATCATGGGACGGCACAGTGCGTGTTTGGTTGCCGACGCGTCACGCGTGTCTGTTTGTGTTGGGAGGTTGTGAGCGAGTTTGGGTCAGGAGTCTGGCTTTCTCCAAAGACGGACTGGTTTTAGCATCCACAGCTGAAGGCGACATG GTGAGGATATGGGATGTGACCACTGGAGTCTGTTTGAAGAGGCTGCAG GGTCATAAGGACTCGGCATACGGTTGTGTGTTCACTCCTGAAGGGAAGCTTCTCACCAGTGGTTCTGAGCAGCTGGATGTACAAGAGGATGAAGAAAACAACACAGAGGAAAGAAGTGAGAGATGGGGGAGTTTACACACAGGACTGGACAGTAAAGATGACAGCTTACAGCGGGTGTGA